From Leptospira sp. WS58.C1, one genomic window encodes:
- a CDS encoding discoidin domain-containing protein codes for MNEESIRISHPRQVKVNEIKTKGTFEFKDGGLRSYSELLDHSGVGVLTLVLNQGSSFNQIKLYQSEQSGAFFPDSFKFEISLDGKVWEPILQETGFRRLNKKVGQWNFSLVRANFLKLVSKVSEKEGSKFKVSIGTLEVGISGVTKLEVSSEKDRFWVKENLIDERPDYGWSSLESNQPKEEFFLMDLGSISRVNELRILSPKDGHLPFPETFTVYYSEDDLTWNQLLEENQFLSELGTWYQWRFLPTNIRFLKFVSRPRKVQGKEKYSTSIVEVELYAAPYLSELTHKPTAEPLPYATVLRSGLVRLAIDGETSEGAAVQANDRRLRDGSTEYKGIVELASDGEEKEGVVVQGSDRRLKHSTEASYGLVRLASNGENRADRVVQGNDDRLKPSTTQSFGIVELAENGETKEGTVVQGNDDRLKHATAQKFGLVQLASPGDASPGKVVTSDDPRLRHATTESPGILRFASNGEESADAAVQGNDKRLKISTPQSYGIVKLARSGEAKEGAVVQGDDERLRNASTEYPGIVTVAPKGKSIPGHVVSSDDPRLSDARQPLSHTHDYAPKEHDFSSHTGYLRLKGSIEAPYANISPPPENAGLAYARNESEKGAGIVGSGRFSGILGFGEKFGVRGDSASGEKESAGILGLAKRGFGGWFHSRSGHAVYASGKGIPSLNETGSGKAILAEGDSDFIGTVYLQTGKGTDCIAKFFPVQSSDVIAEGDLLAMGEDGKLHKSRQPNATNIVGVAVKSAALVLGDKPQAEGQWLVAIAGVVLANVEAQSYPVQPGDLLCSGLTGGHAVRVAPENLKPGALVAKSLGLQRNGRGPIQVLLCCS; via the coding sequence ATGAATGAAGAATCCATCCGGATCAGCCATCCTCGACAAGTTAAAGTAAACGAAATTAAGACCAAAGGTACGTTCGAATTTAAGGATGGAGGACTTCGTTCTTATTCTGAGCTATTGGACCATTCCGGTGTCGGGGTCTTGACTTTGGTTTTAAATCAAGGCTCTAGTTTTAATCAGATCAAGTTATATCAATCGGAACAATCCGGCGCCTTCTTTCCCGATTCTTTCAAATTCGAAATTTCCTTGGATGGAAAAGTTTGGGAACCGATCCTACAGGAAACAGGTTTCAGGAGATTGAATAAAAAAGTAGGACAATGGAACTTCTCCTTGGTCCGCGCTAACTTTTTAAAATTGGTCAGTAAGGTTTCCGAAAAAGAAGGATCCAAATTTAAAGTTTCTATCGGCACTTTGGAAGTCGGCATTTCAGGGGTCACTAAATTAGAAGTAAGCTCCGAAAAAGACAGGTTTTGGGTAAAAGAAAATCTGATCGATGAAAGACCGGATTACGGCTGGTCTTCTCTCGAATCGAATCAGCCGAAGGAAGAATTTTTCCTGATGGATCTAGGCTCTATCAGTAGAGTGAACGAGTTGAGAATTCTTTCGCCGAAGGACGGTCATTTACCTTTTCCAGAAACGTTTACCGTATATTATAGCGAAGACGATCTGACCTGGAATCAGCTTTTAGAGGAGAACCAATTCTTGTCCGAGTTGGGAACCTGGTATCAATGGAGATTTTTGCCTACGAATATTCGCTTTTTGAAATTCGTTTCTCGCCCTCGTAAGGTCCAAGGCAAAGAAAAATACTCCACAAGCATCGTAGAGGTGGAATTGTACGCGGCTCCGTATTTAAGCGAGCTGACTCATAAACCTACTGCGGAACCTCTTCCTTATGCTACCGTTTTAAGATCGGGACTTGTGAGGCTTGCAATCGACGGCGAAACTTCCGAAGGTGCCGCAGTTCAGGCAAATGATAGAAGGTTGAGAGACGGTTCTACCGAGTATAAAGGTATTGTGGAGCTTGCTTCCGATGGAGAAGAAAAGGAAGGTGTCGTTGTCCAGGGTAGCGACAGAAGATTAAAACATTCCACTGAGGCTTCTTACGGCCTTGTGAGACTTGCATCCAACGGCGAAAATCGGGCAGATAGGGTCGTGCAAGGAAATGATGATCGTTTAAAACCTTCTACCACTCAAAGTTTTGGTATCGTAGAGCTTGCGGAGAATGGCGAAACGAAAGAAGGTACCGTTGTTCAGGGAAATGACGATCGTCTAAAACATGCGACTGCTCAAAAATTCGGTTTAGTACAATTGGCTTCCCCGGGAGATGCAAGCCCCGGAAAAGTGGTCACTTCGGATGATCCTAGGCTACGCCATGCGACTACGGAAAGTCCCGGTATTTTGAGATTTGCCTCCAATGGAGAAGAGTCTGCGGATGCGGCAGTTCAGGGAAATGATAAGAGATTAAAAATTTCCACTCCTCAGTCTTACGGGATTGTAAAGCTGGCACGTTCCGGAGAAGCGAAAGAAGGTGCGGTCGTCCAAGGTGACGACGAAAGGTTGCGTAACGCTAGTACCGAGTATCCGGGTATCGTAACTGTCGCTCCAAAGGGGAAATCTATCCCTGGGCATGTGGTTTCTTCCGATGATCCTAGATTGTCGGATGCAAGGCAGCCTCTTTCTCATACTCATGATTACGCTCCAAAAGAGCATGATTTCAGCTCTCATACCGGATATCTGAGATTGAAGGGTTCCATAGAGGCTCCTTATGCAAATATCTCCCCTCCTCCTGAAAACGCAGGACTTGCTTATGCAAGAAATGAGAGCGAAAAAGGAGCGGGTATTGTTGGTTCCGGTAGATTTTCCGGGATCTTGGGCTTCGGAGAAAAATTCGGAGTTCGAGGTGATAGCGCTTCCGGAGAAAAAGAATCCGCCGGTATTTTGGGTCTAGCCAAAAGAGGATTCGGTGGATGGTTCCATTCTAGATCAGGTCACGCGGTATATGCGAGCGGGAAAGGGATACCAAGTCTGAACGAAACAGGTTCAGGCAAAGCGATCTTGGCTGAAGGTGATTCCGATTTTATAGGAACTGTATATTTGCAAACGGGAAAAGGTACGGATTGTATCGCTAAATTTTTCCCCGTACAATCTTCCGATGTGATTGCTGAAGGTGATCTTCTTGCTATGGGCGAAGACGGTAAACTTCATAAATCCAGACAGCCGAATGCCACAAATATCGTAGGTGTTGCTGTGAAATCTGCGGCATTGGTCTTGGGGGATAAACCTCAAGCGGAAGGCCAATGGCTTGTTGCAATTGCGGGAGTGGTCCTTGCGAATGTAGAGGCTCAATCTTATCCTGTACAACCTGGAGATCTATTATGTTCTGGTCTTACCGGAGGCCATGCAGTCCGAGTTGCTCCTGAAAATTTAAAACCCGGGGCGCTTGTCGCAAAATCTCTGGGCTTACAAAGAAACGGCAGAGGCCCTATTCAGGTCCTTCTCTGCTGTAGTTGA
- the metF gene encoding methylenetetrahydrofolate reductase [NAD(P)H], with product MKKILEIYKTAKAPVYSFEFFPPKTPEGETKLFEAVEELSKVDPGYITVTYGAGGSTRDKTIRITSELAKKFSLPAAAHFTCVGGNKDEIRVILKQIRESGIENLMALRGDPPKGEGTFKKVEGGFGYASELISFIKQEGFDFCMGAACYPEKHPEAPSLESDVDNLKRKVDSGASYLVSQLFFKNSNFESFLDLIRKKGINVPVIPGIMPITSFAQIERFKSMAACEFPEKLVSDLEEVKDIPEEFYKRSIQFSVGQCRELVELGAPGIHLYTLNQSPASLDIVRELKN from the coding sequence ATGAAAAAGATATTAGAAATTTATAAAACGGCAAAAGCGCCGGTTTACTCTTTCGAATTTTTTCCGCCTAAAACTCCTGAAGGAGAAACGAAATTATTCGAAGCAGTGGAAGAATTGTCAAAGGTGGATCCGGGTTATATCACTGTGACCTACGGGGCGGGAGGTTCTACCCGGGATAAGACTATTCGTATCACTTCCGAGTTGGCTAAAAAGTTTTCTCTTCCTGCGGCGGCTCATTTTACTTGCGTTGGCGGCAATAAGGACGAGATCCGGGTGATCTTAAAACAGATTCGAGAGTCCGGGATCGAGAACTTAATGGCTCTCCGAGGAGATCCTCCGAAAGGAGAAGGGACTTTCAAAAAAGTAGAAGGCGGTTTCGGTTACGCAAGCGAGCTTATCTCTTTTATTAAACAAGAAGGTTTCGATTTTTGTATGGGGGCCGCTTGTTATCCGGAAAAACATCCCGAAGCTCCAAGCCTAGAATCCGATGTGGATAACCTAAAACGTAAAGTGGATTCGGGCGCTTCTTATCTGGTCTCTCAATTGTTTTTTAAAAATTCCAATTTTGAATCTTTTTTGGATTTGATCCGAAAAAAAGGCATCAATGTTCCTGTGATCCCTGGGATCATGCCGATCACTTCTTTTGCTCAGATAGAAAGATTTAAGTCGATGGCCGCTTGCGAATTTCCGGAAAAACTAGTTTCCGATCTGGAAGAGGTAAAGGATATACCGGAAGAATTTTATAAAAGAAGTATACAATTCTCCGTAGGTCAATGCCGTGAATTGGTCGAACTGGGAGCTCCTGGAATTCATCTTTACACTCTAAACCAATCTCCTGCGAGTTTGGATATAGTGAGAGAACTGAAAAATTAA
- a CDS encoding 1,4-dihydroxy-6-naphthoate synthase, giving the protein MELSLAYSPCPNDTFIFYHLISGKTQAPFSIKEELYDVEQLNQFADKGKFQATKISFAALFHVADKYSLLDSGSALGRNCGPIIVKKAGSSVGTPNGKKILVPGLWTTANLLTHLYLKGDFTPVPTRYDLILDKVKNGEADFGIVIHEERFTYQARGLEKVEDLGEWWEGTTGAHIPLGCIAIRRDLSSQIKQDLDSAIKESLSLAYQNRESMYDYILKHSQTTTRKVADAHIDLYVNEFSKSLGNEGERAIRLLQQKALETGLLPPEKEKELFL; this is encoded by the coding sequence ATGGAACTCAGTCTGGCATATTCTCCCTGCCCAAACGATACATTCATCTTCTATCATCTAATTTCCGGAAAGACTCAGGCGCCATTCTCCATCAAAGAAGAATTATACGATGTGGAACAACTGAACCAATTCGCGGACAAAGGAAAATTTCAGGCCACGAAAATTTCCTTCGCCGCATTATTCCATGTAGCTGATAAATATTCTCTTTTGGATAGCGGGTCTGCACTTGGTAGGAACTGCGGCCCAATCATCGTAAAAAAAGCGGGCTCCTCGGTAGGAACTCCCAACGGAAAAAAAATTTTGGTCCCAGGGCTTTGGACAACTGCCAATTTACTTACACATCTATATTTAAAAGGGGATTTTACACCGGTTCCCACACGCTACGATCTGATCTTGGACAAAGTAAAAAACGGAGAGGCTGATTTCGGGATCGTCATTCACGAAGAAAGATTCACCTACCAAGCAAGAGGTCTCGAAAAAGTAGAAGATTTAGGAGAATGGTGGGAAGGCACAACCGGAGCCCATATTCCGCTCGGATGTATTGCGATCCGCAGAGACCTTTCTTCGCAAATCAAACAGGACCTGGACTCGGCAATTAAGGAAAGTCTGTCTCTCGCATACCAAAACAGAGAAAGTATGTACGATTATATCTTAAAACATTCCCAAACCACAACGAGAAAAGTGGCGGATGCGCATATAGATCTGTATGTGAACGAATTTTCTAAAAGCCTAGGAAACGAAGGAGAAAGGGCGATCCGCTTATTACAACAAAAGGCCCTCGAAACAGGATTACTTCCTCCCGAAAAAGAGAAGGAACTATTTCTTTAA
- a CDS encoding HAD-IIB family hydrolase, which produces MDLDGTLLDSRASISSLNHYVLQSALDQGVGLIIATGRRFSSALPYALEFRGNVTVVANNGQVLRSSPTGERISETYISKEAATAVLSLGKKKGHSPLLHVDRFEEGIDILLESPITDDKYHHYSGGDIARTKVVGDLLEHSSDRALVVCYLSLIKEELIELERELLSLPEASEYRTVITKIPGVSYCLEVLEKGVSKWTAIQSYLNISDLNEAGVISFGDELNDKEMLFSSGYGFAMKNAVSSLKEGASYITKYSNNEDGIAMTLLELSLLSFR; this is translated from the coding sequence ATGGATTTGGATGGGACTCTGCTGGATTCTCGGGCCTCCATTTCTAGTTTGAATCATTATGTTTTGCAGTCCGCATTGGATCAAGGGGTTGGGCTGATCATCGCTACTGGCAGAAGGTTTTCTTCTGCTCTTCCCTATGCTCTGGAATTTCGGGGAAATGTAACCGTAGTGGCTAATAATGGGCAAGTGCTCAGAAGTTCACCGACTGGAGAAAGAATTTCGGAAACATATATCTCCAAAGAAGCAGCAACCGCAGTTTTATCCTTGGGAAAGAAGAAAGGCCATTCTCCCCTTCTCCATGTGGACCGCTTCGAAGAAGGGATCGATATCTTGCTCGAGTCTCCGATCACGGACGATAAATATCATCATTATTCAGGCGGAGATATCGCGAGGACCAAGGTGGTCGGTGATCTTTTGGAACATTCTTCCGATCGAGCGCTTGTGGTATGTTATCTTTCTTTAATAAAGGAAGAATTGATCGAGTTGGAAAGGGAACTTCTCTCTTTGCCGGAGGCCTCGGAGTATAGAACCGTAATCACAAAAATCCCCGGAGTTTCGTATTGTTTGGAAGTTTTGGAGAAGGGAGTCTCCAAATGGACGGCAATCCAGTCATATTTAAATATTTCAGATTTAAACGAGGCGGGAGTGATCTCTTTCGGGGACGAATTGAATGATAAAGAAATGCTTTTTTCTTCCGGATATGGATTTGCGATGAAGAATGCAGTGTCCAGTTTGAAAGAAGGAGCTTCTTATATTACCAAATATTCGAATAATGAAGACGGGATTGCGATGACTCTTTTGGAATTATCCCTGCTTTCGTTTCGATAA
- a CDS encoding glutamyl-tRNAGlu reductase — protein MWSTLQVFHSESSDRELFSLPEAFSWKTCMRTVLVSDSRIHPNPEDLPAHWEVKSGYEAYRLLLEIISGLRSKLFGETEVLSQFKQRFQEVPDLAFGDYLAKLRDNLIEDCRTLRSGYLQNLGEQSYGGLADKYLSEASNPPKEITLFGTGQLAEKILPWLSHSNRKTKIVGRNPNRLEFLSSVSGSTSHLMEDWSPNGEAWVIAAPMDFSAWMDKLTPGTLVLDFREEPLEGSWPTDIVYISFADMLSSLKETEERTKKVKEELKSVLDELLEERELEAHQIVFGWDDLPCPTF, from the coding sequence ATGTGGTCCACATTACAGGTTTTTCATTCTGAATCTTCCGACAGGGAATTATTCTCTCTTCCTGAGGCTTTTTCTTGGAAGACTTGTATGCGCACTGTTCTTGTTTCCGATTCCAGGATTCATCCAAATCCGGAAGATCTCCCGGCTCATTGGGAAGTGAAATCCGGTTACGAAGCATACCGACTTCTCCTTGAAATTATCTCCGGCTTAAGATCGAAATTGTTCGGAGAGACGGAAGTCCTTTCTCAGTTCAAACAAAGATTTCAAGAAGTACCTGATCTTGCTTTCGGAGATTATTTGGCAAAACTCAGAGACAATCTGATCGAGGATTGTAGGACTCTTCGCTCCGGTTATTTGCAAAATTTAGGCGAACAATCTTACGGTGGTTTGGCGGATAAATATTTATCCGAGGCTTCCAATCCTCCGAAAGAAATCACACTGTTTGGGACAGGCCAGCTTGCTGAAAAAATCCTACCTTGGCTTTCGCATTCCAATAGAAAGACTAAGATCGTTGGACGTAATCCTAATCGGTTGGAATTTTTATCTTCTGTTTCCGGTTCCACTTCTCATTTAATGGAAGACTGGTCTCCGAATGGAGAAGCTTGGGTGATCGCAGCTCCTATGGATTTTTCCGCTTGGATGGATAAATTGACCCCAGGGACCTTGGTTCTCGATTTCAGAGAAGAACCTTTGGAAGGATCTTGGCCTACAGATATCGTATACATTTCTTTTGCAGATATGCTTTCTTCTTTGAAAGAAACGGAAGAAAGGACTAAAAAAGTGAAGGAAGAATTAAAATCCGTCTTAGACGAGCTTCTGGAAGAAAGAGAACTGGAAGCTCATCAAATTGTATTCGGTTGGGATGACCTACCTTGTCCGACGTTTTAA
- a CDS encoding uroporphyrinogen synthase, translated as MSDVLRIGSRKSSLAKLQTCLVHDHLRKLYPELELQLFFKEASGDQDLSTPLWKMGTRGVFTQDLTKELVQGNVDVVVHSFKDLDLEGHEGTEIIMVLPRADQRDVLLFKRSSYANPPKEIKIHSSSPRREYNLSAFLPTALPSRLQNLPISFHPVRGNVQTRIRKWKADPEVSGLVVAKAALDRLISENFSFSSTEEYSELRKEIRSSITNELFMVLPLSKNPNAPAQGALAAEIRKGDEKTKKLLLPLTNPKEEEAVLEERKILSYFGGGCHQKIGVSVILGGPSDFLFVRGKTDNGYELDAFDRWRGEELPLPSSLDLMFPKPRQGFRMKRSPVQTSVPKEKFWFVSRADSLPKDWELPGTDTIFIVAGAKTWEKLASRDVWVNGSTDGLGEEDAKEIVSFYESDPDFIKLTHEESDIIEGVWRRFVTYKVDFDSEQPDLSGYSHFFWMSASQFDRAYKKNPEIGSRIHSCGTGATYKYIRKILGSDAKIFAFPNFESWEKACKGEVLDFGTKRGVV; from the coding sequence TTGTCCGACGTTTTAAGAATCGGTTCCCGAAAAAGTTCCCTCGCAAAATTACAGACCTGCCTCGTACATGATCACTTGCGCAAATTGTATCCTGAGTTGGAGCTCCAACTTTTTTTCAAGGAAGCAAGTGGGGACCAAGACCTAAGCACTCCTCTCTGGAAAATGGGAACTAGAGGTGTATTCACCCAAGATTTAACCAAAGAACTCGTCCAAGGAAATGTGGATGTAGTCGTTCATTCCTTTAAAGATCTGGATCTGGAAGGTCACGAAGGCACGGAAATTATAATGGTCCTTCCTCGTGCAGACCAAAGAGATGTTCTGCTTTTTAAAAGATCTTCTTATGCAAATCCTCCTAAAGAAATTAAGATCCATTCTTCTAGTCCCAGAAGAGAATATAATCTTTCCGCGTTTCTTCCGACTGCACTCCCTTCTCGGCTCCAAAATTTGCCGATCAGTTTTCATCCCGTAAGAGGAAATGTCCAAACAAGGATTCGCAAATGGAAAGCGGATCCGGAAGTCTCCGGCCTTGTGGTTGCAAAAGCGGCGCTGGATCGTCTTATTTCCGAAAACTTTTCTTTTTCTTCCACGGAAGAATATTCAGAACTCAGAAAGGAGATCCGATCTTCGATCACAAATGAACTTTTTATGGTTCTGCCTTTATCAAAAAATCCGAATGCACCTGCGCAAGGCGCGCTTGCTGCCGAAATCCGAAAAGGCGACGAAAAGACGAAAAAACTTTTGCTTCCGCTTACTAATCCGAAGGAAGAAGAAGCGGTCTTAGAAGAGAGAAAAATTCTCTCTTATTTCGGCGGAGGTTGTCACCAAAAGATCGGAGTTTCCGTGATTTTGGGCGGACCTTCCGATTTTCTATTTGTTCGAGGTAAAACGGATAACGGCTACGAGCTGGATGCTTTCGATAGATGGAGAGGGGAAGAATTGCCGCTGCCTTCTTCCTTGGATCTTATGTTTCCGAAACCAAGACAGGGTTTTAGAATGAAACGTTCTCCTGTCCAAACCTCCGTTCCGAAAGAAAAGTTTTGGTTTGTTTCTCGTGCGGATTCTTTGCCAAAGGATTGGGAATTGCCAGGGACTGATACGATCTTTATTGTAGCGGGTGCAAAAACCTGGGAAAAATTAGCCTCCCGCGATGTTTGGGTGAACGGCTCCACCGACGGTTTAGGCGAAGAGGATGCAAAAGAAATCGTTAGTTTTTACGAATCCGATCCCGACTTCATCAAACTCACGCATGAGGAAAGCGATATTATAGAAGGTGTCTGGAGAAGATTCGTAACTTATAAAGTGGATTTCGATTCGGAACAGCCTGATCTTTCCGGATATTCCCACTTTTTCTGGATGAGTGCTTCTCAATTCGATCGTGCTTATAAAAAAAATCCGGAAATCGGTTCTCGTATCCATTCTTGCGGGACGGGAGCCACGTATAAATATATTAGAAAAATATTAGGTTCGGATGCGAAAATTTTCGCATTTCCGAACTTTGAATCCTGGGAAAAGGCCTGCAAAGGTGAAGTCCTGGATTTCGGTACAAAAAGAGGTGTTGTATGA
- the hemB gene encoding porphobilinogen synthase, with amino-acid sequence MSSESLLGLRRNRLNAPLRNLVSSESLNPKKLVQPIFVAESLKSPEKMSSLPGVFRDSQESILFQIESDLKNGVEHFLLFLVPEKKSDDSIPKSFYKNVIGNIKSKFPEAFLWVDTCLCSLTTHGHCGLLDPKGRIDNVSSVKRLSELALCYAESGADGISPSDMMDGRIRSHRNILDSNGFQHVPIMSYSTKFKSHFYGPFREAAESAPGHGDRSSYQIDVRNREDSILSSVRDTEEGADLLMVKPGITSIDLILPIKEQTGLPVGAYQVSGEYASIAMLAENGFCKFEDALKETWQVFSRAGASYLITYAARRGKEILG; translated from the coding sequence ATGAGTTCCGAGAGTTTGTTGGGCCTGAGAAGAAATCGCCTCAATGCCCCGCTCAGAAATTTGGTGTCTTCGGAGAGTTTGAACCCTAAAAAACTAGTCCAACCGATATTCGTGGCGGAAAGTCTGAAATCTCCCGAAAAAATGTCCTCATTACCGGGAGTATTCCGAGATAGCCAAGAATCCATTCTTTTCCAGATCGAATCGGATTTGAAGAATGGTGTGGAACATTTTCTTCTATTCCTGGTTCCCGAGAAAAAGTCGGACGATTCTATTCCTAAATCGTTTTATAAAAATGTAATAGGTAATATTAAATCCAAATTCCCCGAGGCGTTTCTTTGGGTGGATACTTGTCTTTGTTCTTTGACCACTCACGGTCATTGCGGGCTTTTGGATCCGAAAGGTAGAATAGACAATGTAAGTTCCGTCAAAAGACTTTCCGAACTTGCGCTTTGTTATGCGGAGTCCGGTGCGGACGGAATTTCTCCTTCCGATATGATGGATGGAAGAATTAGAAGTCACAGAAATATTCTGGACTCCAACGGTTTTCAGCATGTTCCGATCATGAGTTATTCCACAAAATTTAAGAGCCATTTTTACGGTCCGTTTAGAGAAGCAGCAGAGTCGGCTCCCGGTCATGGGGACCGTTCTTCGTATCAGATCGATGTGAGAAACAGAGAAGATTCCATTCTTTCTTCTGTCAGAGATACGGAAGAAGGTGCGGATCTTTTAATGGTTAAGCCGGGTATAACTTCTATAGATCTGATCTTGCCGATCAAAGAACAAACCGGTCTGCCTGTGGGCGCCTACCAAGTGAGCGGTGAATATGCATCGATTGCAATGCTTGCAGAAAACGGATTTTGTAAATTTGAAGATGCACTTAAGGAAACCTGGCAAGTGTTCTCCAGGGCCGGCGCTTCTTATCTGATCACTTACGCAGCAAGAAGAGGAAAGGAGATTTTAGGCTGA
- the hemL gene encoding glutamate-1-semialdehyde 2,1-aminomutase, which translates to MFPSSKELFERAKKVAPGGVHSPVRSFRSVGGDPVFFRSGKGAKLTDVSGKEYIDYCLSFGPLILGHRDEEVQKIVSETADLAWSFGAAEPYSLELAEWIVSKIPWVEKIRFVNSGTEAVMSALRVARAATGRDKILKFDGCYHGHLDALLVKAGSGLAGESSSDSAGIGSELIKNTLVLPLDDEKAVEELFAKEGKNIAALVIEPLPANYGLLIQRKEFLSKIVEIARKHGSLVLFDEVISGFRVGLTGMSGELGIAPDLVTYGKIIGGGFPVGAYAGKADLLDLVAPQGPVYQAGTLSASPFGMRAGLATLQKCEKENVHAVLENRTKSFVSGMVSILRERDPEGDWDSSIHSSLFWFHKRSPSPIRTVDKIPAGHKEGFAKVFHAFLSEGIYLAPSGYEVGFLSYAHSDRILSETLEKADSALKKLKV; encoded by the coding sequence ATGTTTCCAAGTTCTAAGGAACTTTTTGAAAGAGCAAAAAAAGTAGCGCCGGGGGGAGTACATTCTCCCGTTAGATCCTTTCGTTCCGTGGGAGGAGATCCCGTTTTCTTCCGATCCGGAAAAGGTGCGAAACTTACGGATGTTTCCGGAAAAGAATATATAGATTATTGTTTAAGCTTTGGGCCCTTGATCCTAGGTCATAGAGACGAAGAAGTCCAAAAAATCGTTTCCGAAACCGCAGATCTTGCCTGGAGTTTTGGGGCCGCGGAACCTTATTCGTTAGAACTTGCAGAATGGATCGTTTCCAAGATCCCTTGGGTAGAAAAGATCCGATTTGTAAACAGTGGAACCGAAGCGGTAATGAGCGCATTACGTGTGGCCCGTGCGGCAACCGGTAGGGATAAGATCCTAAAATTTGACGGATGTTATCATGGTCATTTGGATGCATTGCTTGTAAAAGCGGGCTCAGGACTTGCGGGAGAATCTTCTTCCGATAGCGCCGGGATCGGTTCCGAGCTGATCAAAAACACATTGGTTCTTCCTCTAGACGATGAAAAAGCGGTAGAGGAACTTTTTGCAAAAGAAGGCAAAAATATCGCCGCATTAGTGATCGAACCTCTTCCGGCAAATTACGGTTTATTGATACAAAGAAAAGAATTCTTATCGAAGATCGTCGAGATTGCTAGAAAACATGGAAGTCTTGTTCTTTTTGACGAGGTCATCAGCGGTTTTCGTGTGGGCCTAACCGGTATGAGCGGTGAATTGGGGATTGCACCCGATCTTGTGACGTACGGAAAGATCATCGGTGGCGGATTTCCTGTCGGAGCCTATGCTGGAAAAGCCGACTTATTGGATCTGGTCGCTCCTCAGGGCCCTGTTTACCAAGCGGGAACATTGAGCGCTAGTCCTTTCGGGATGAGGGCGGGCCTTGCAACTTTACAAAAATGTGAAAAAGAAAATGTGCATGCGGTTTTAGAAAATCGCACCAAGTCTTTTGTTTCCGGGATGGTCTCTATTTTAAGGGAGAGAGATCCGGAGGGAGATTGGGATTCCAGTATACATTCTTCTCTGTTTTGGTTCCATAAAAGGTCCCCTTCCCCGATCCGCACTGTGGATAAAATCCCTGCGGGCCATAAGGAAGGTTTTGCAAAAGTTTTCCATGCGTTTCTTTCGGAAGGAATTTATCTGGCTCCGTCCGGTTATGAAGTCGGTTTTTTAAGTTATGCTCATTCCGATAGAATACTTTCCGAAACATTGGAGAAAGCGGATTCCGCATTAAAAAAATTGAAAGTATGA
- a CDS encoding sensor histidine kinase, whose product MKISDSKKIVLPVIWVLTTVSLGVWWLFLGLRQNRMATELASRLGSKIESDFLDKLERQSSMIKMEGTFFLFLLVTGGGTLIWLTFREEKRNKLIHDFFSTVTHEMKTPLASLRLQAESLLEEGVDAGKDKLLHRLLKDSDRIESQMNKALYLASLMRSEGLYLEELDLRHWEESLREEWSELDIQTEWKETKVLADRRALESIFRNLLENSVQHGRATKVKILSEPISGDKIKFKFEDNGKGFSGDFKLLGRLFLRHTSTSGTGVGLYIAEKLAKRMDGSFSVRNSESGGFLAELVLPSYSSQRRSGA is encoded by the coding sequence ATGAAGATCTCAGACTCTAAAAAGATCGTTTTACCGGTTATCTGGGTCTTGACCACGGTTTCGCTCGGGGTCTGGTGGCTTTTTTTGGGATTAAGACAAAATAGAATGGCGACCGAACTTGCATCTCGTTTGGGTTCCAAGATCGAAAGCGATTTTTTAGATAAACTCGAAAGACAAAGTTCCATGATCAAAATGGAAGGCACCTTTTTTCTCTTCTTGTTAGTGACCGGCGGCGGAACTTTAATTTGGCTTACCTTCCGAGAAGAAAAAAGAAATAAACTCATTCACGATTTTTTTTCCACTGTTACCCATGAAATGAAAACTCCTTTGGCAAGTCTCAGATTACAAGCGGAGAGTTTATTGGAAGAAGGTGTGGATGCGGGAAAAGACAAACTTCTTCATAGATTATTAAAAGACTCCGATCGGATAGAATCCCAGATGAACAAGGCGCTATATCTGGCGAGCCTCATGAGATCCGAAGGATTATATTTAGAAGAGTTGGACCTCCGACACTGGGAAGAAAGTCTAAGAGAAGAATGGTCCGAGTTGGATATCCAAACGGAATGGAAAGAGACCAAAGTGTTAGCGGATAGAAGGGCCTTAGAAAGTATTTTCAGAAATCTTTTAGAAAACTCTGTCCAACACGGAAGGGCCACAAAAGTAAAAATTCTTTCCGAACCGATTTCCGGAGATAAGATCAAATTCAAATTCGAAGACAACGGAAAAGGTTTCTCCGGTGATTTTAAATTATTAGGAAGATTATTTTTAAGGCATACAAGCACTAGCGGCACCGGTGTAGGATTGTATATCGCCGAAAAGTTGGCTAAAAGAATGGATGGGAGCTTCTCCGTTCGAAATTCCGAGTCGGGAGGATTTTTAGCGGAGTTGGTCCTCCCCTCTTATTCTTCTCAAAGGAGAAGTGGTGCATGA